Within Pseudomonas cichorii, the genomic segment CGCGATGCCAATGCTCCGGCAACGGGTGGTGCGGGCAAGCTGGTGGTGCATCTGCTGGTGCGTGGCTACCTGCAACCTGCATTGGCTGGGGAGGGCGAGCAATGAAGACTCTATTGCGTCCTCTGGAGTGGGCATTGCTGGGGCTGGCAACACTGCTGGCAGCGCTTGTTGCTCTGGTGCTCAGTGGCGCGGCCCACTCACCGGACTGGCTGCCCGAAGAGGCGCCGCGCAACCCGGTCAACCATTCGGCACAAGCCCAGCGTGCCCCCGAAGCGAGTCTGGACAGCCTGTCCAATACCTGGAAAACCCCGCTGTTCAGCCCTGATCGCAGCCCTGATCGTGCGGTGGAGCAAGCCAATGTGCAGGCCACCAGCCTGTCGGGCATGACCCTGAGTGGCGTCATCATCGACGGTTCCCTGAAGGTTGCACTGCTCAAGCAAAACGATGGTCCGCCCTTGAAAATCAAACAAGGCCAGCGCCTGGCCAATGGCTGGACGCTGGACAGTGTCGAGCCGATGCAAGCCACATTCAGTTTCGATGGCCGCACGCAAGCCTTGCGCTTGCCCGCACCGCGTCTGCCGCCGCCCTCGAACACGCCACCAATTACCTTAACCAACGATTCAGCCCCGTGATGGGTACCTTTTCAGGAGTTCCTGCCATCGCTACCTTGCGCACACCCTTGCTTTGTCTGGCCACTGCCGTCGCTCTTGGCGGCTGCGCGACTGCGCCCGACACTCTTGACCCCGACAACGGCATGCTGCAGGAAGCGCTGCAAGGCACGGGTTCACAACGTCCGCCGGTAGATCCTCGTACCGAGCAGGCGCCTGTCGACACCCAGCCACAACCCTCGGCCATTTCGCCGCAACGGCAGATCATCAAAGGCAATCAGCGCTTTGTCCGCACCCCTGCGGTTTCGCCTGCCGCTCAGGCCGAGACCGGCGATATCGTGTTCAACTTCACCAATCAGCCTATCCAGGCAGTGATCAACAGCATCATGGGTGACCTGCTGCATGAGAACTACAGCATTGCCCAGGGCGTGAAGGGCGATGTGAGCTTCTCCACCTCCAAACCGGTGAACAAGCAGCAAGCATTGTCGATTCTGGAAACGCTGCTGTCCTGGACGGACAACGCGATGATTCGCCAGGGCGACCGTTACGTGATCCTGCCGTCCAGTCAGGCGGTGGCGGGCAAGCTGGTGCCGGAAATGCCGGTGGCGCAACCCGCAGCGGGCATGTCGGCTCGGTTGTTCCCGCTGCGCTACATCTCGGCCACGGAAATGCAGAAGCTGCTCAAGCCCTTTGCCCGTGAAAACGCCTTCCTGCTGGTCGATCCGGCCCGCAATGTCCTGAGCATGGCGGGTACGCCCGATGAACTGGCCAACTATCAGGACACCATCGACACTTTCGATGTGGATTGGCTCAAGGGTATGTCGGTCGGTGTTTTCGGCTTGCAGCGTGCCTCGGTCAGCGAACTGATGCCCGAGTTGCAAAAGATATTCGGCCCCAAAAGCGGCATGCCACTGGCTGGCATGGTGCGCTTTTTGCCCATCGAGCGGACCAATTCGGTGGTGGCGATTTCCTCCCAGCCCGAATACCTGAGCGAAGTCGGCCAGTGGATTCATACCATCGACGAAGGTGGCGGCAACGAGCCGCAGATGTACGTCTATGACGTGCGCAACATGAAGGCCACCGACCTGGCCAAATACCTGCGCCAGATCTACGGCACTGCTGCCATCAAGGATGACTCCCCGGCCAGGGTCGCGCCGGGGTTGCGCACGGCCACGCTGTCGTCGCCCAACTCCAGTGGTGGCTTCGGTTCCAGTTCCGGCTTCAACGGCAGTTCCGGCGGTCTGGGCAACAGTGGCGGGTTCGGCAATAACCGTGGCATGAACAACAACGGTGGCATGAATAACCAGAATGCCGACGACAGCGAGGCGCAGGAAGAAGATCAGGGCAGCGATTCTGCTGACAGCGCCCAGGGTTCGAACGCCAGCAAGAGTCTGGATTCCAGCACCCGGATCACTGCGCAAAAGAGCAGCAACCAGTTGCTGGTCCGTACACGCCCGGCGCAATGGAAGGA encodes:
- a CDS encoding general secretion pathway protein GspN, which gives rise to MKTLLRPLEWALLGLATLLAALVALVLSGAAHSPDWLPEEAPRNPVNHSAQAQRAPEASLDSLSNTWKTPLFSPDRSPDRAVEQANVQATSLSGMTLSGVIIDGSLKVALLKQNDGPPLKIKQGQRLANGWTLDSVEPMQATFSFDGRTQALRLPAPRLPPPSNTPPITLTNDSAP
- the gspD gene encoding type II secretion system secretin GspD, translated to MGTFSGVPAIATLRTPLLCLATAVALGGCATAPDTLDPDNGMLQEALQGTGSQRPPVDPRTEQAPVDTQPQPSAISPQRQIIKGNQRFVRTPAVSPAAQAETGDIVFNFTNQPIQAVINSIMGDLLHENYSIAQGVKGDVSFSTSKPVNKQQALSILETLLSWTDNAMIRQGDRYVILPSSQAVAGKLVPEMPVAQPAAGMSARLFPLRYISATEMQKLLKPFARENAFLLVDPARNVLSMAGTPDELANYQDTIDTFDVDWLKGMSVGVFGLQRASVSELMPELQKIFGPKSGMPLAGMVRFLPIERTNSVVAISSQPEYLSEVGQWIHTIDEGGGNEPQMYVYDVRNMKATDLAKYLRQIYGTAAIKDDSPARVAPGLRTATLSSPNSSGGFGSSSGFNGSSGGLGNSGGFGNNRGMNNNGGMNNQNADDSEAQEEDQGSDSADSAQGSNASKSLDSSTRITAQKSSNQLLVRTRPAQWKEIESAIKRLDNPPLQVQIETRILEVKLTGELDMGVQWYLGRLAGNSTSTTVADTAGSQGALGSGGAGLGATDSLFYSFVSSNLQVALRALETNGRTQVLSAPSLVVMNNQQAQIQVGDNIPISQTTVNTNTSDTTLSSVEYVQTGVILDVVPRINPGGLVYMDIQQQVSDADTSGVTDDNGNPRISTRSVATQVAAQSGQTVLLGGLIKQDNAETVSSVPYLGRIPGLRWLFGATSKSKDRTELIVLITPRVITSGSQARQVTDDYRQQMQLLKPEVSRTSMQN